TTTCAATATGCCGCCAAAGTATTTTCCGAAACTGCCTCTTACGATTCAGCGATCTCCACATTTTTTAATAAAAAACTCGATATCAAATACCCTGATAAAATCACTTTAGCATTTAACAAAAAACAAAAACTTCGTTACGGCGAAAACCCACACCAAGACGCCGCGTTCTACGAACCGCTATTTATCAAATCACAGTTTGAAGCCTTACAAGGAAAAGAACTCTCTTTCAATAATATGTTGGATTTTGATGCGGCCTTCCATGTAGCAAGTCTACTTCCAAAAAATGCAGTTTCCATCGTAAAACATTTAAATCCTTGTGGGATAGCTTTTGGCGAAACGGTTTTAGAATCTTTTGAACTTGCAAGAAAAACAGATCCTATTTCTGCTTTTGGTGGAATCATCGGAATCCATGGCCGTGTGGAAAAAGAATCTGCCGAAGAAATGACAAAAAACTTTGTGGAAGGAGTCATTGCCGAAAGTTTTTCAGACGAAGCATTGGAGATTTTCGCAAAAAAACCTAACGTTCGTTTGATCCCCATAGCCAAATTTGATGAAGCACTAGACGAACTTGATTTACGTTCCCTGCATCATGGCCTACTCATTCAAAATCGCGACTATGATTTGATTACCAGAGACAAATTAAAAATTGTTTCCAAAAAACAACCAACGGCAGATGACTTAGAAGGTTTGATGTTTGCTTGGAACTGTGTGAAGTTTATCAAATCCAATGCCATTGTCTATACCGACCAAAACTCTACACTTGGAATTGGGGCCGGACAAATGTCTCGCGTGGACTCGGTCGAACTCGGCGCCACGAAAGCCCAAAAAGTAGGCCTCTCTGTTGTGGGTTCTTATGTGGGCAGTGATGCCTTCTTTCCTTTCCGTGATGGGATCGATGCCATTGCCAAAGTAGGTGCGAAAGCAATCATCCAACCAGGTGGATCCATCCGAGACGAAGAAGTAATCCAAGCAGCTGACGAACATGGGCTTATCATGGTCTTTACTAGAATGAGGCATTTCCGTCACTAATGGAATTTTTTCTTTTCCTCCTATTTCTCACATTCTTTTGTTTGGTGACGGCTGTAATAGTTTATTACGTTAAGATACTTTTCTTTTCTGCCAAAACCAATTACAGAAGGGAAGAACTAACAGACATTCGTGGGGATGTATTCCGCATTTGCCTGGATGTTTTGGAATCGGGAGGAAACTTGGTCTATGGAGTCGTATCCTTTTTAGGAGCCGCCCTCTTTGTTTGGCTTTGGTCGCTTCTTGGATCCTTACTCGGAGAGAAGGGACCTGGAGCCTTCGAACATATCTTCCATATACCGATTTTCTTTTTGGCCGTTTTCTTTTCCTTCCCCTTCCTGAAAGAAGCCTACAAAGGAGAACGAACCCTTAAGCTGGTCAAACCCGTTCTCTCCGGTCTTGCTCTTGGAAATTTATCAGCGGGGGCTGTCCACTATGGTCTCGACCGAGACCTCTTCTTTTTGTTTTACCTCCTCCTCCTCCTCTTACAAATTCCTATTCTAGTCTTTCTCTGGAACCGAGAACCAATCTTCGGTATGAGTTTTGAGGAAAGTCCATCCGCTTTCTATGAATCAGAAGACGATTGGGGTTCTCCCACCTCATCAGCGGATCCAGCAACAAATAACGATTGGGAAGCAGAGGAAGATGGACCCTTTACCAACGAGGCAGATGACTTCGGGCTCGGAGACGACCCATTCCCGGACGAATTTAAGTAAGAAACCGGTTCTCTTTTTTCCTCCTTCGGCCGATAGAAATGATATGAAGAAATACCTATTTTTCCTTCTTTTTTGCCTACCAGGATTCCTTTCTGCTCAAACTGAAATTCCCAATAGTTTGGATGGATTTGCAGAAGCTTCTTGGGGGATGACCTTTGAATCCATCCGCGAAAAATTTTTGTCTATGGCAACCAATCCGGAATCAAAGGAAAAAATCGAACTCTTAAATGAAAAGAAAGAAGAAAGTCTTCTTATCAAACGGAATGGAATCTTCTACCTGTATCGTTTTTATAAAACACCGGAACTATTGAAAGAAGTTCGCCCGAAACGAGAGGGCGCAGCAGAAGCCGACCCTAGTATCGATGGGCAGACAGAATTCCGTGAAAATGGAATTCTATTTTCTGTGGGTGTCACATTCAATTTGGTTCCTACAGAAAAAATTAAAGAAAAAATGGAAAAGAAATATGGCAAACCCAGAAAGGAATCCATTGGGGATGATAAGGTTTCTGGAGCTGCCATTTGGGAACTTGTGGAAAGAAGAGAGAACCCTCCCCGCGGTGGATTTGCTGTAGTTTGGAGAGAAGGTTACAAAAAAGCACCTTACACACGTAGGATTGATTACTTTTCTGCCAATCTCAAAGAGGTCATCGCCAAGGATTATGTAGATTTCTTCAGCGTTCAAGAAACAAAAACCTTGCGGGATTTAATCCCGTAGTTACCCTGTCTCGTGAGGCTTGGCAAACCAATGCCAAGCATACGAGGCAAAATGAATTTATTTTTAGACACAGCCAACATAGACGAAATTAAAAAAGTCCATGAACTTGGTCTCCTAGATGGGATCACCACGAACCCATCCATCATCGCAAAATCCGGCCGTAAGTTCACGGAAGTCATCAAAGAAATTTGTAGTTTTGTAAAAGGTCCTGTGAGTGCCGAAGTTCTTGCAACAGACGCACCAACTATGATCAAAGAAGGTTTAGAGCTTTCTAAAATTGCAGAAAACGTAGTCGTAAAGGTTCCACTCATCCCAGAAGGAATCAAAGCTGTGAAAGCATTCTCCGAACAAGGAATCCAAACCAACGTAACCCTTTGTTTCACCGCTAACCAAGCCCTACTTGCAGCCAAAGCTGGTGCCAGTTATATCTCTCCATTTGTGGGTCGTTTGGATGATATTGGATATGATGGATTGGAACTCATTTCTGAGATCCGAGATATTTATGACAACTACGGAATCGAAACACAAATCCTTGCAGCATCGGTTCGCCACCCCATCCACTTCAAAGAAGTAGCTCTTCGTGGTGCTGACTGTGTCACATTACCTTATTCTGTGTTTGAAATGCTTTTCAAACACCCACTCACTGATAGTGGCCTTGCAAAGTTTGTAGAAGATTCAAAAAAACTAAACTGGTAAAAATCTAAAACCACACCACCGGATACTTTCGGTGGTGGACCAAATTATTCACAACAAGAGCATTTACAAGTAGAATCAAAACTCCGATTAGAACCGGAAATAAGATAAAATCCACTCCTACCCCTCCAAGCACACCAATCATAGCCGTCGCACCACCTGGTGGATGTAAGGTGTGAGTCCAATACATTACAAAAATCGAAAGTCCCACAGAAAATCCAATGGTGAAAAAATTGGTTCCGAGTGTAGCAACAAGAATCACCGCTATGGTCGCGGAAATCAAATGTCCCCCAATTAAATTTCTGGGTTGGGAAAGAGGCGCATCTGGCACGGCAAATAAAAGCACTGCCGTTGCCCCGAACGAACCAATGAGAAGCGAATGTCCGGACAAATTTGTAATGGCAAGAATGGACCAGATCGATACAGTACTGCTAATCAAACTCCATATCGCAAACCGCAAGGAACGTTCTTTGCGTTTTACGGTAAGAGGTGCTTTGATTTTATTTGGTAAACTTTTAAATCTACTTTTCAGCGTAGTTCACCCAAATCTCTTTCATCTGGTCGATAAAACAAAATGCAGATTGGTGAGAAGCATCGTTAAATAAATCGCAAGTTCCATCTTTGTTCCAATTCAATGGATAAGCACCATAGGAAGTACTGAGTGATTCCATCGGATCCCACCAAACTTCCTTTATATGAAATTTCTCATAATACTTATAATAATCACCATATACCTTAGGCCAAAGAACAAGGGTTTTGATATGATTCTTCTTTGTTAACTCCAAAAATGCTTCCACATAAGGTTTCTGTGATTCACCCAGTGAATAAGTGCTCATATACAAACTTCCGATACGCAGGGTATCTTTTTTGATTTTTTCTATGGGGTTGGACTGCACCCCATAGATCAAATACTCTCCCTTTGTATAATTGATGAGTTGGAACTCTTGGTTATACTTAGATTTGTATTCTCTTAGTTTTCCTTGTTTGACCCTTGAGCTAAAGAGGGAAAGGTTTAACTCCACACTGCGAATGACAAAGAGTTTATCCAAAAAGAATTTCCATTTTTCTTTTAGAGGAATGTCTTTCCAAACTATGTCCAAACAATCCTTGTCACATCCCATTCGTAAAAACGGCGACAAGATAAATCCTTTATTGTCATCGAAGGCTTCTGGACTGAGTGATAGAATCACAAACTCAGGTTTGACCCCCGAATCCAAAATTCTTTTTAATTGGATATAGGAATTCATTGGAATTCCTTGAGGGCTACTGAAATTGTATAGAGTCCAATCTTTACGGTAAGGATCAGGGATTCCTAATTCAGAAAAAGGATAAGAACGCGAATCCCCAAAAACAAGTGTCAGTTTCTTTTCATCAATTT
Above is a window of Leptospira wolbachii serovar Codice str. CDC DNA encoding:
- the purH gene encoding bifunctional phosphoribosylaminoimidazolecarboxamide formyltransferase/IMP cyclohydrolase translates to MIEIKRALVSVSDKAGITEICSFLAKNGVEILSTGGTYDALSKAGIPVKKVDEFTGFPEILHGRVKTLHPKIHGGLLGDTTNPDHVKQMESNGIVPITLVIVNLYPFVKTVMKPDVTLEDAIENIDIGGPSMLRSAAKNHKNVVVLTDPKDYESFQSEFTANKGKISRETAFQYAAKVFSETASYDSAISTFFNKKLDIKYPDKITLAFNKKQKLRYGENPHQDAAFYEPLFIKSQFEALQGKELSFNNMLDFDAAFHVASLLPKNAVSIVKHLNPCGIAFGETVLESFELARKTDPISAFGGIIGIHGRVEKESAEEMTKNFVEGVIAESFSDEALEIFAKKPNVRLIPIAKFDEALDELDLRSLHHGLLIQNRDYDLITRDKLKIVSKKQPTADDLEGLMFAWNCVKFIKSNAIVYTDQNSTLGIGAGQMSRVDSVELGATKAQKVGLSVVGSYVGSDAFFPFRDGIDAIAKVGAKAIIQPGGSIRDEEVIQAADEHGLIMVFTRMRHFRH
- the fsa gene encoding fructose-6-phosphate aldolase, encoding MNLFLDTANIDEIKKVHELGLLDGITTNPSIIAKSGRKFTEVIKEICSFVKGPVSAEVLATDAPTMIKEGLELSKIAENVVVKVPLIPEGIKAVKAFSEQGIQTNVTLCFTANQALLAAKAGASYISPFVGRLDDIGYDGLELISEIRDIYDNYGIETQILAASVRHPIHFKEVALRGADCVTLPYSVFEMLFKHPLTDSGLAKFVEDSKKLNW
- a CDS encoding HPP family protein; translated protein: MRFAIWSLISSTVSIWSILAITNLSGHSLLIGSFGATAVLLFAVPDAPLSQPRNLIGGHLISATIAVILVATLGTNFFTIGFSVGLSIFVMYWTHTLHPPGGATAMIGVLGGVGVDFILFPVLIGVLILLVNALVVNNLVHHRKYPVVWF
- a CDS encoding DUF1574 domain-containing protein — encoded protein: MKSKPFLLYPVFLFLFVFLVDKIFLLPVFHGEFLQAGNSVFYFQRTVLAKRLLSDKEIDEKKLTLVFGDSRSYPFSELGIPDPYRKDWTLYNFSSPQGIPMNSYIQLKRILDSGVKPEFVILSLSPEAFDDNKGFILSPFLRMGCDKDCLDIVWKDIPLKEKWKFFLDKLFVIRSVELNLSLFSSRVKQGKLREYKSKYNQEFQLINYTKGEYLIYGVQSNPIEKIKKDTLRIGSLYMSTYSLGESQKPYVEAFLELTKKNHIKTLVLWPKVYGDYYKYYEKFHIKEVWWDPMESLSTSYGAYPLNWNKDGTCDLFNDASHQSAFCFIDQMKEIWVNYAEK